Part of the Paenibacillus sp. FSL R7-0273 genome is shown below.
CTTTATGATCGATGCCGGCAACCAGCTTATCCCAACCTTCAACACCAGTGAACAGCCCGTCGGTAACGAGGTAAATACTCTCCACATTAGCCCGGTTGAATGTACCCTTCTCCAAAAAATGAGGAAACTCCGGACTGCCGTTCATTACCCCGTACCCCTCCAGCGTATTCGCCTTGCTCCGGTTATCCTGCAGCATCGGCATAAGCAGCCTGCGCAGCTCCACCGGCTCTTTCACCCCGCCCGCAATCAGCTCCGCCATCCGGTTCAGCGTCCTCTGATCGATATGCGCAACCTGTGTATGGGTGAGTGCCCTTAACGTACCGTCTTTGTACTTGCACAGCAGCATACAGTCCCCGGACTGCACGTATTCAATAGAAAACGTATTGATTCTGACAATAATGTAGGCCGCAGACCACAGCTCAGAGGGCTTCAGCACATTTACGCCCTCTGCTTCCATAACCTCCCGCAGGCGTGCGTTGGCCTGAACCGCCCTCTCTTCCAGCGTCAGCCCGTTCACTTCTTCAAAATATCCGGCAGCAAGCCGTGCAGCCAGATACCCTCCCGTAAATCCCTCCGGGTTCCGGTAAGGCGAAAGCGAGGTCGCCCCGTCCACAACCCCGTATACAGCTGCAGCTTCATTGATTACAAGTGCATCCTCATTCCATTCTCCGTCACCCTGTAATGTGTAAGTCTCAACTTCCCTGTGGTTCATGCTGTCCAATTCTCTCATTCCTTTCGTTATTGGGCTCTCAGCTCCAA
Proteins encoded:
- a CDS encoding protein phosphatase 2C domain-containing protein; amino-acid sequence: MNHREVETYTLQGDGEWNEDALVINEAAAVYGVVDGATSLSPYRNPEGFTGGYLAARLAAGYFEEVNGLTLEERAVQANARLREVMEAEGVNVLKPSELWSAAYIIVRINTFSIEYVQSGDCMLLCKYKDGTLRALTHTQVAHIDQRTLNRMAELIAGGVKEPVELRRLLMPMLQDNRSKANTLEGYGVMNGSPEFPHFLEKGTFNRANVESIYLVTDGLFTGVEGWDKLVAGIDHKGLKGYTDDLYTAEQEDARLQATLRLKVSDDKTGLVLRFL